A region of the Polynucleobacter sp. MWH-Braz-FAM2G genome:
CTGAATTTTTATTGGCCCAAATTACAGCAGGCCTTTTGTGGACAGGATTGTTTGATGGTTTTGAAATTGCCCTAGGTCATGCCTTTATCGTTCTGAACTGGTGGACGATATCTTTAATTGTGTTTGTAGCAATTGGTCCTTCTTTGATCGCGTATCGTTGCTGGGGGCTTGGGGTGACTGGTGCAGGGCCAACGGTCGCTGCCTTTTTTGCAAATTTCATTCCTTTGTTTACTGCGCTCTTATCGGCGGCAATGTTGGGTGAACCCCCGCAATTCTTTCATGGACTAGCTTTTGCATTAATTGTTGTTGGTATTGTGATTTCTGCGAGAAGACGTCGTTAAATCTGATTAAAAGCCCTAAAAATGGCCTTTTTAGAGGTATTTTTGGCTTCAACACCCAAAAAAGTCTTAAATCGGTATCATTTAGGGCTAATCACATTATTCCCTAGGAAATTAATATGCCAGGCTTACTTCCCAATGTAGATCCAGATGGTTTGCTGGAGTTCTCGGTTGTTTATACCGACCGCTCTTTGAATCACATGTCCGAAGAATTCAAGCGTGTGATGGTTGATATTTCTAGCGTCCTCAAGGATGCCTATAACGCTAGCTCCGCAGTGATTGTTCCTGGTAGCGGCACCTTTGGTATGGAGGCGGTTGCCCGCCAGTTTGCCAATAATGAAAAATGTTTAGTACTTCGTAATGGCTGGTTTAGTTATCGCTGGACACAAATTTTTGATTTGGCCAATATCACCAGTGACATCACCGTGATTAAAGGTCGTCAACTAGAAGATTCAGCGCAGGGTGTATTTGCACCAGCTCCAATTGAGGAAGTGGTTGCATTCATTAAGAAAGAAAAGCCTGCGGTGGTATTTGCGCCGCACGTAGAAACTTCTGCTGGAATTATTCTCCCTGATGATTACATCAAGGCCATTGGTGAAGCAGTGCGCTCGGTAAATGGCATTTTTGTTTTGGACTGCATTGCTTCAGGTGCAATGTGGGTTGATATGAAAGCATGCGAAGTGGATGTGCTGATATCCGCTCCACAAAAAGGCTGGAGCAGCTCCCCTTGCTGTGCGTTGATCGCATTGGGCGAAAGAGCTCGAGAGCGTATCGAGTCGACACAGAGCAGCAGCTTCTCTATGGACTTGAAAAAATGGCTCCAAATTATGGAAGCATATGAAAAGGGTGGTCACGTTTATCACACCACAATGCCTACTGATGCGCTAAAGATTTTGCGTAACGTCATGAAGGAGACTCAATCGCTAGGTTTTGCAGCCTTAAAGGCGAAGCAGATTGAGCTTGGTACCAAGGTTCGCCATTTGCTAGTGTCTAAGGGATATCCTTCAGTGGCTGCCAAAGGTTACGAGTCACCTGGTGTGGTAGTGAGCTACACCAAAGATCCTGATATTCAGTCTGGCAAGAAGTTCCTTGCTCTCGGTTTGCAAACTGCCGCTGGTGTACCTTTGCAGTGCGATGAAAGACCAGACTTCCGCACTTTCCGTCTAGGATTATTTGGATTGGAGAAATGGGGTAATGTTGATCGTACAGTAGGTCATCTTGCTACAGCACTAGAGAAAATTACTGAAGCGGAAGCTCAACCAGCATAACCACTGCTTTAAACAGCGCTCCGTCACAAATAAAAGGCTATCAATTGATGGCCTTTAATTCATAGGATTTGAGCTTCGCAATTAACGCGCTAGAGGATTGGGAGTGGCCTCTCCGATTTTATGCAGCGTGTTGTTATCGACGTGATGAAATAGTTCCGCTTGATCTTTAATTTTCATGATGGTGTCTTGTTCATAGGACCAAGTGCCATCGCTATTGATTGAGACTTGTATACGAAACTCAACCGTTCTAAATGCGTAATCTAAGAATGGGTTCGATGAGACTCCTGCGTGTCGATCATTTTCTCTTGCGACTAGTTCGAATTGTTTTGCATCTGGGCTTGCGTTGCCCGCTGCCATTGTGATCATCCCTCGGGGAATAGTTAGGGTGTGAATAATATTGCCTGTTGCTGGTTCCCATAACCAATAGCCTACTTGATCGTGATAGGTCTTTACTTGGTCGGGCTTGGTAATGTGGGTGTGATATCTCAAGCCATAAAACAACTGTGGTCCATTAGTTTGAGGGTCAATTGGTTGGAGTTCAATTCGTTCTACATACGCTTGCTTCTTGGGTCCCTCAGCTTTGGGTTTGACGTCTAAACCTCGAACACCTTCCCAAATTCCGGCCATGTCTGTTAATGGACCAAGCTGCTCGAGCGTATTAACTGAATAGCCCTGTGGTTCGGTAAAGATGTCGCTCGGAAAATTACTCATAAACCAACCTTTAAAAATGAAGCATTTATCTCAAATTTTTGAGTATTATCAAATTATCCACAATCTATCTTGGAGAACCACATGATTTCTCGTATTGCACACCTCAGCATCGCATCCCTTATTTCTGTTGTAATTGGCTTTTCTCCAATATCCGTAATGGCTGCTGATCCAGCACCTGCCACTGCACCAGCGGCATCTCCAGCAACTGCGCCAGTCGCAACGCCTGCTGCAACTCCAACTGAGAAGTCTGCCGAGAAAGCAGCTAAGAAGAAGGCTAAGAAAGAAAAGAAAGCTGAGAAAAAAGCTGAGAAAAAAGCAAAGAAGAAAGCGAAAAAGAAATCTAAAGCTGCTGCCGAAGTAGCTCCGCAATAAATTAAACCCCCTTAATTGAGGGGTTCGGTACTCTCTAAGTCATCAGATATTTTTGGATCTGGTGACTTTTTTCTTGGAGCGTCATTGCGTACCAGCAACCACATCGCCGCTATAACCAAGGCCATGCCGCCAATTTGCGTCCACGTAATAGGCTCGGCCAGTATGAAATAACCCATAAAAATAGTAGATACTGGGCCGAGTATCCCTGCCTGTGCAACAAGCGGTGAACCGATGCGATTGATAGCAATCATAATTAACAGCATTGGAATTACTGTGCACAAGCTAGCATTGAGTAGGCTAAACCAATAGATTTGTGGTGGTTGCTGGAAAATTGCTAATGGATTGTGAAGAGTGGATTGCGCTATGCTCAAGATCGCGGAGGCGGTGCTGGCATAGACCACCAAGCGTATGCTCCCAATTCGCTTCACCATCTCTCCGGCACCAATCATGTAAGCGGCATATGAACAGGCACTTCCAAAAACTAGAAGCATGCCAAGCCAAGCAAGCATTCCGGTAGAGCTTGCGTCTTGAATAAAGACAATGAAGACCCCAATGTATCCAACAACTAGTGCATACCACTGCAGTCGTGAGATGGGTTTTTTTAAAACAAAATAGGATATTACGAGAACAATAGTTGGTGTCAGATAGAGCACAATTCTTTCTAAGCCAACCGAGATATATTGAAGACCCAAGAAATCAATATAGCTTGCTAAAAAATATCCTAAAAACCCCAGAAAAAATAATTTGCCACGATCAAGCCAAGTAATTGAAGTCATCTGTTTGCGTCGTGACTCCCACCAAAAAATTCCCCAAAACAAAGGCATCGCCATTAGCATTCGTAAGGCTAACAGTGTTTCTGCATTAGCTCCGTAATCGAAGGCTAGCTTGACCAGAATGGCTTTGCCTGAAAAAAGCATAGAGCCGACTGCGGCCATCAAAATGCCGTAGAGGTAGCGTCTGTGATGATGTGCTGCGCTTGCTGAATGCATCGCTATTTATAACAGCTTATTCAGTAGTGCTCGCATCTCTAAAATATTTTCGGAGGGAGTAAGTCCAATCGGGCCTATACCCTTATTTACTAGACTATCTGCTGCGCTAGCATGGAGTTGAACGGCAATCCCAGTTGACTGCCATAGATCTAGATGATGACGTATGCCTTGGGCTGCAATAGCAGCAATGCTTCCGGTGAGCACATCACCCATGCCTCCAGTGCCCATGCCAGGGTTGCCAGCCATACATTGCTCTAGAGTATGGTGGGGGGAGAGGATTAGGGTGTGCTGTCCTTTAAGGACCACAATTGATTGTGTTAATACAACTAGTGCTTTGATAGCGCTCAAGCGATCAGATTGCACTTTTTCCGTTGAGCTCTTTAATAAATTTGCCGCTTCGCCAGGGTGAGGTGTGAGAACAGTGAGACCAGGAAATTTCTGGTTACGATTTATTAAAAGTTCAAGCAACTCACCAGATGCACTAATGAGATTTAAGGCGTCTGCATCAATCACCAATGGAATCTTGGGGAATGAAAGAGATGCACGTAAACATTCAATTGCGAGTTCTGATTTACCAAGACCTGGCCCAATCGCGATCACATCGGGTTGGGTAGTATTAATTACATCCAAAATATTGGGTGTAACAAGTTGAATCATGAGCTCGGGATGATCAGCATCTGCGTGAGCCGAAGCGGGGTCGAGCATTTCTAGAATGGTCCAGCCCGCACCCAAATGCAAACATGCATTTCCTGCAAGTAGTAGGGCGCCAGCCATACCAGTTGCTCCACCAATCAACATAACTTTGCCCGCATGACCTTTGTGTTCTGCAGGCGCGCGCTTTAAAAGTTTGACGAGGTCAAAGGTGTCTAGAGTCTTAGCTTGGGAATTCATTTCAGTAGTATCGCTCTGATTGCTGGGGGCTTGAGCAAATTATAGGAAAGAGTATGCTGAACACATGAAGATCCAATTTCTTGGTGCGGCAGGAGAAGTAACAGGCTCTAGACATTCCATGGAGGTAACTCTCGCGGGAAAGGTCAGGCATTTTATGGTTGATTATGGAATGTTCCAAGGGGGACGTGAAGCAACCAATAAGAATCTAGAGTCTTTGCCCTTCTCGCCAAAAGAGCTTGATTTTGTGGTTTTGACCCATGCTCATATTGACCATAGCGGTCTTCTGCCGCGATTGTGTGCTCAGGGGTTTGATGGACCCATTTACTGCACACCTGCAACTTATGAGTTACTAAAAATTCTCTTGCTTGATAGCGCTCATTTACAACGTGCTGATGTAGAGAGGGCTGAGAGAAAACAAAAGGCTGGGAAGTGGCGCGGAGAACTGCCGGTTGCTTTGTATTCTAGGGAAGAAGTAGAGGTGACCCTGACTCGATTTGAAGTGGTGGAGTATGGAAAGCGAATTGAGTTAGTACCAGGCATCCATTTGGAGTTTCGGAATGCGGGGCACATATTAGGATCTGCGATAGCAGTTATGGATATCGCTGAAGACGGTTCTCAATCAAAACGATGTGTCTTTTCTGGGGACATTGGTATGAAAGGCAAGGTTTTAATGCCCGACCCTGATTTAGTTAAAAGTGCTGATGTCGTTGTGGTGGAATCAACTTATGGTGATCGATTGCATCGCAGTCTGCAGGAGACAGAGGATGAATTGGTTGAAGTAATCGTTTCAACCATGGATGCTCATGGCAATGTGGTAATGCCTGCATTTGCGGTAGGACGCACACAAGAAATATTATTTTTATTAATTGATCTGGTGAGAAGAAAACGACTACCGCATTTGAGTATTTGGGTCGACTCACCTATGGCTACTGCAGCCACGCATTTGACTCAGCATTTTTTTAAAGAGTTAGATGGCCAATCTCAAGTCACTTTTGAATGGTACAAACAAAACCCGAATGCAGTAGATCTTCGTTTTATTGCTGATGTAGAAGAGTCTAAAGCGCTCAATAAGGTTAAAGGTGGCGCTATTATTATTTCAGCGAGCGGCATGTGTGATGCGGGGCGTATTGTTCATCACCTAGAAGCAAACTTGCCACGCGCTCAAAATGCCATTGTGATCACAGGCTTTCAGGCTTATGGCAGTCTAGGTAGGCGTTTGGTGGATAAGGCTCGCAAAGTTCGTTTATTTGGCGAAGAGGTGGCCGTGAGGGCCTCCATTCATACTATTGGCGGTTTATCTGCTCATGCTGATCAGGCTGGTTTGCTAGAGTGGTTGAGGGGATTTGAGCAAGCCCCAAAAACAGTCTTTGTAGTGCATGGTGAACCTGAGTCATCATCGGTCTTGGCTGAAAGCATTCGGCAGGAGTTGCATTGGAAAAATGTCATCATCCCTGAGCGTTTACATACCTACCAATGTTAATTTAATCAGCTACTTTTGCACCTTGAATGTTGTGACGTTTCATACTGTCAGCCACAAATCCAGATTGTTTTAATTCGGCGATGACATTACTCAGATATGAGTTTGTGTTTTCATAATTGGACCTAGCTTTTGGAATGCCAATGGCTTGGTGGATCACCATAAATCTGCCTGGAAGCATGCGTAAACCTTCATAGCGTTTCGCATCGCTTTCTAATTGCTGCTTAACGCCAGCTGCCACACTGCCTTTGCCAGACATAAAGTCGTCCACAACCGCTTGTGAACTAGCGGCCCTTAGCAGGGAGGCATGCTTGATTTCTCTTGTGAGATAGAGGTCATAGGCACTTCCTTTGCCAACCACGATCTCTGTGCCAGCAACATCTACCTCTTCATTAACCTGAATTGGTGAGGCTGATTTAACCATGTAAGCCCCCTCAATTTGAATATAAGCTGGCGTATAACTAATGTCGGCACCTCGTACTGGATCGATTGCTACAAATACTAAATCGATATTTCCGGATTTAACCGCATCCACAGTGGCGCCCGCGGTTTTAAAAGGAATGAGCTCTACTGGCAATTGAATGCGTTTACCAATTTCATTTGCAATATCAATAGTTACACCGAACAAATGCTTTGTATTGGGATCTTCGTTGGCAAGAATTGGATTTCCTAGGTTGATGCCTACACGCAATGTGCCAGTTGGAGCAAAAGAAGTAAGAGAAGTAGAGTCTAGAGTTTTCATGTCTTTAAAGGATTGGCTAAAGGCAATTTGAGCTGTGCACAAAAGAGCCAAAGTGGTAGCTAAAGAAAATAATAACTTCATCAAATTGATGATATAAAAAAACCGCGGCGGACCGCGGTTTTATGTGCAAAAGAAGTAATTACTTCTTAGCGTCAGCTGCAGGAGCTGCCGCTGGTGCTGCTGGAGCAGCTGCAGGAGCATCTTTTTTGGCTTCTTCTACATGAGTTGCTTCAGCGCCATGCTTTTCGCCGCCCATATCAATGTCGCCATCACCCTTGAGGAGTAAATAGGCTGTGGCACCAATTAATGCCAGAACGATGATGATAAGAGAACGGTTACTCATTGCTTTTCCTTCGATTTGGTTGAAATTCCATCAATATTAACTCGGGATGGGCGCTGGGTAAATCCCAAATAAGCTCAGAACCCCATATCCTAGTGAGAAATAGGTATTAACACTTATTCAAAGTGCAGGTTAAGATCTCTCTATAGATAGCTTAAAGGTCGCAATATGAGTTCCAAACTCCCCGTTAATAATGCGCAAACAATCACCGAGTTTTTAAATCTTCATAGAAACCAGCTTTCTGAAGAAGATTCTGATGATTCTTATAAATTTGCGTTTGATGACGAAGCTTTTTTGTCGCGCAGAGAAACGATCGGAATTCGTTTCGAGCTAGAGCTTCTGAAGCCTGAAATACTTTTAAAAGAACATGGGATTGATCACACCATTACGGTCTTTGGATCAACTCGCTTTGTAAGTCGCGAGCATGCTCTTGATTTGGAAAAGAAGGCGACCACCCCCGAAGCTCTTGCGCTTGCTAAAAAGGCTCTTCTACATAGCAAGTATTACGAATCCGCAAAGGAATTCGGCTCTCTAGTAGCGCAATACAACGCTACTCAAGCAAGCGATGCTGACAAGCTACGGATTTGTACAGGAGGTGGCCCAGGAATCATGGAGGCAGCGAATCGCGGCGCCTTTGAAGCGGGCGATAAAACGATTGGTTTTAATATCAGCCTTCCTAGAGAACAGCATCCCAATCCTTATATCAGTCCAGGCTTAAGTTTTCGCTTTCATTATTTTGCGCTGCGGAAGATGCACTTTATGTTGCGTGCTAGAGCAATCGTCGCCTACCCTGGAGGTTTTGGCTCTTTTGATGAGTTATTTGAAGTTTTGACCCTAATACAGACCAAGAAAGTGGTGCCTATTCCTGTGATATTAGTAGGTATTGATTATTGGAATGAAATGGTGAACTTCAAACATATGGT
Encoded here:
- a CDS encoding FABP family protein gives rise to the protein MSNFPSDIFTEPQGYSVNTLEQLGPLTDMAGIWEGVRGLDVKPKAEGPKKQAYVERIELQPIDPQTNGPQLFYGLRYHTHITKPDQVKTYHDQVGYWLWEPATGNIIHTLTIPRGMITMAAGNASPDAKQFELVARENDRHAGVSSNPFLDYAFRTVEFRIQVSINSDGTWSYEQDTIMKIKDQAELFHHVDNNTLHKIGEATPNPLAR
- a CDS encoding ABC transporter substrate-binding protein, with translation MKLLFSLATTLALLCTAQIAFSQSFKDMKTLDSTSLTSFAPTGTLRVGINLGNPILANEDPNTKHLFGVTIDIANEIGKRIQLPVELIPFKTAGATVDAVKSGNIDLVFVAIDPVRGADISYTPAYIQIEGAYMVKSASPIQVNEEVDVAGTEIVVGKGSAYDLYLTREIKHASLLRAASSQAVVDDFMSGKGSVAAGVKQQLESDAKRYEGLRMLPGRFMVIHQAIGIPKARSNYENTNSYLSNVIAELKQSGFVADSMKRHNIQGAKVAD
- a CDS encoding LOG family protein; its protein translation is MSSKLPVNNAQTITEFLNLHRNQLSEEDSDDSYKFAFDDEAFLSRRETIGIRFELELLKPEILLKEHGIDHTITVFGSTRFVSREHALDLEKKATTPEALALAKKALLHSKYYESAKEFGSLVAQYNATQASDADKLRICTGGGPGIMEAANRGAFEAGDKTIGFNISLPREQHPNPYISPGLSFRFHYFALRKMHFMLRARAIVAYPGGFGSFDELFEVLTLIQTKKVVPIPVILVGIDYWNEMVNFKHMVEFGVIDQEDMQSIHFVETAQEAWQIIQNWYQLS
- a CDS encoding aminotransferase class V-fold PLP-dependent enzyme yields the protein MPGLLPNVDPDGLLEFSVVYTDRSLNHMSEEFKRVMVDISSVLKDAYNASSAVIVPGSGTFGMEAVARQFANNEKCLVLRNGWFSYRWTQIFDLANITSDITVIKGRQLEDSAQGVFAPAPIEEVVAFIKKEKPAVVFAPHVETSAGIILPDDYIKAIGEAVRSVNGIFVLDCIASGAMWVDMKACEVDVLISAPQKGWSSSPCCALIALGERARERIESTQSSSFSMDLKKWLQIMEAYEKGGHVYHTTMPTDALKILRNVMKETQSLGFAALKAKQIELGTKVRHLLVSKGYPSVAAKGYESPGVVVSYTKDPDIQSGKKFLALGLQTAAGVPLQCDERPDFRTFRLGLFGLEKWGNVDRTVGHLATALEKITEAEAQPA
- a CDS encoding MBL fold metallo-hydrolase RNA specificity domain-containing protein, which codes for MKIQFLGAAGEVTGSRHSMEVTLAGKVRHFMVDYGMFQGGREATNKNLESLPFSPKELDFVVLTHAHIDHSGLLPRLCAQGFDGPIYCTPATYELLKILLLDSAHLQRADVERAERKQKAGKWRGELPVALYSREEVEVTLTRFEVVEYGKRIELVPGIHLEFRNAGHILGSAIAVMDIAEDGSQSKRCVFSGDIGMKGKVLMPDPDLVKSADVVVVESTYGDRLHRSLQETEDELVEVIVSTMDAHGNVVMPAFAVGRTQEILFLLIDLVRRKRLPHLSIWVDSPMATAATHLTQHFFKELDGQSQVTFEWYKQNPNAVDLRFIADVEESKALNKVKGGAIIISASGMCDAGRIVHHLEANLPRAQNAIVITGFQAYGSLGRRLVDKARKVRLFGEEVAVRASIHTIGGLSAHADQAGLLEWLRGFEQAPKTVFVVHGEPESSSVLAESIRQELHWKNVIIPERLHTYQC
- a CDS encoding protein tyrosine phosphatase, which produces MISRIAHLSIASLISVVIGFSPISVMAADPAPATAPAASPATAPVATPAATPTEKSAEKAAKKKAKKEKKAEKKAEKKAKKKAKKKSKAAAEVAPQ
- a CDS encoding NAD(P)H-hydrate dehydratase, coding for MNSQAKTLDTFDLVKLLKRAPAEHKGHAGKVMLIGGATGMAGALLLAGNACLHLGAGWTILEMLDPASAHADADHPELMIQLVTPNILDVINTTQPDVIAIGPGLGKSELAIECLRASLSFPKIPLVIDADALNLISASGELLELLINRNQKFPGLTVLTPHPGEAANLLKSSTEKVQSDRLSAIKALVVLTQSIVVLKGQHTLILSPHHTLEQCMAGNPGMGTGGMGDVLTGSIAAIAAQGIRHHLDLWQSTGIAVQLHASAADSLVNKGIGPIGLTPSENILEMRALLNKLL
- a CDS encoding DMT family transporter; its protein translation is MHSASAAHHHRRYLYGILMAAVGSMLFSGKAILVKLAFDYGANAETLLALRMLMAMPLFWGIFWWESRRKQMTSITWLDRGKLFFLGFLGYFLASYIDFLGLQYISVGLERIVLYLTPTIVLVISYFVLKKPISRLQWYALVVGYIGVFIVFIQDASSTGMLAWLGMLLVFGSACSYAAYMIGAGEMVKRIGSIRLVVYASTASAILSIAQSTLHNPLAIFQQPPQIYWFSLLNASLCTVIPMLLIMIAINRIGSPLVAQAGILGPVSTIFMGYFILAEPITWTQIGGMALVIAAMWLLVRNDAPRKKSPDPKISDDLESTEPLN